The window AGTCCTCGGGGACCTCGGTCGTACGAATGATCGGCAGGCCCATCTGCGTCGCGAACTCCCAGTCGCGCTGATCCCCGCCAGGAACGCCCATCACCGCGCCGGTGCCGTAGTCGGCCAGCACGTAGTCGGTCGCCCAGACCGGCATCGGTTGCCCCGTCACCGGATTGATCGCCTGCACACCCAGGTCCACGCCCGTCTTGGGGCGTTCGGTGGACAACCGGTCGATGTCGGAGGCCTTGCGGGTCTCTTCGCGGTACGCCTCGAACGCCTCGCGTCGGGCGTCGCTGACCAGCGACTCGGCCAGTGGCGAGTCCACGGCGATCACCATGAACGTCGTGCCGAAGATCGTGTCCGGGCGCGTGGTGTAGACCCGCACCGGGTCCTGACCCTCGATCGCGAAGTCGACGTGTGCACCCTCGGAGCGACCGATCCAATTGCGCTGGGCGTTGACGACCTTGCCGATCCAGGTGTCTTGCAGTTCGTCCAGATAGCGCAGGTACTCCTCGGCGTACTTAGTGGTCTTGAAGTACCACTGCGTCAGGTCGCGCTTGGTGACCATCGCGCCGCAGCGTTCGCAGGTGCCGTCGGCCAGCACCTGCTCGTTGGCCAGCACGGTCTGGTCGCTGGGGCACCAGTTCACCGGCGAGTTCTTGCGGTACGCCAGTCCCTGCTCGCGCAGTTTCAAGAACAGCCACTGGGTCCAGCGGTAGTACTCCGGGTCGGAGGTGTTGAAACGACGCGACCAGTCGAAGGAGCATGCGTAGCGGCGGAAGGATTCGTACTGCGTCTCGATGTTGCCGTAGGTGTACGTCGCCGGGTGCTCGTCGTTCTTGATCGCGGCGTTCTCCGCGGGCAGACCGAAGGAGTCCCAGCCCATCGGGTTCAGCACCTCGAAGCCCTGCTGCCACCAATACCTGGCGATCACGTCGTGCAGCGCGGTGACCTCGGCGTGGCCCATGTGCAGGTCGCCTGAGGGGTAGGGGAACATCGTCAGGGCGTACTTCTTCTCCTTGCGCCCCGACAGCACGGCCTCGTCGTCGGCACGGAACTGGTCGAGCCGCTCCCAGACGGGCAGCCACTTCTCCTCGACGGCATGGATGTCGTACGTCGCCTGCTCCGGCGTTGCCTCGGTCATCAGTCTTCTCCTGGTCGGTCCTGCAGTTCGGGCACAAAAAAACCCCTCAGAACGAGGGGCAGCCGCATCGATGTTGGTGCGTTATCGACGCGGCAGGATAAGAAGCAGGACCTGGCTCATGTCGCCCATGGTAACCCAGCCCACGCAGTGGTTCGGGGGCCGGGCTACCAGCAGACGCGGTCGGTTCAGCTGACGAACCGGATCGTCATCGGCGGGTCCCACCAATCGCCGTTGTTGGCCTTCATCAGACCGATGATGTGCAGCACGGCCGCGAACAGCGGCGCAGCCATCAGCAGCGGGATCAGCACGATCAAGGCGATGCCCAAGGTGAGGATGCCGATCACCACGGCAGCAATGGTGAGCCCGATCAACCACAGGAACATGGTGATCTGGATATTGAGCGAGTTGGCCGAGTGTGCGCGTACGAACGGGCCACGATCGCGATAGAGCAGATAGACGACCAGCGAGCCGAGGAAACCCAGGAAGCCGGCGCTGAAGAACATCGCCGCGAGGGCGGCACCGTGCGCCACCACCGACCAGGTCTTCTCGTCACCGGGTGTCATGGCTTGCGGCGGCGTCGCGTAGGTGGGCGGCTGGCCGTAGTCGGGCTGCTGGGTCATCTCTCCCCCAAGGGTGTCGGGACCGCTGCTGCGGGCTCGATATCCACATTAACCAGCGGAACCAACGGATTTGTTCCGCCCAAGGGTGGACTCAGGGGCATCTCGGGGTCCATTCGGGGCTCACCCTCCAAGAACCATTTGACAGTGCTGTTCTCGCGCGGTCATCATCAACCGTCCAACGATCCTTGGAGGGTGACCGATGGCCGCCGAACTCACCGACAACGCAGCGATCTCCGCGCTGCGCTCAGTCGCGCATCCCGTACGCCTGCGCATCCTCTCCTTGCTGACCGCCGAAGCCATGAGCGCGGCGGAGGTCGCACGCACCCTCGACCTCACCCACGCCAACGCCAGCTATCACCTGCGCGTGCTCCACGACGCCGGTGAACTCATCATCGAGGGCGAGGAGAAGATCCGCGGCGGCACGGCCAAGCGTTATCGCTATGTGGTCGGCGGCGATCCGGAGCGTCCCTCCTCTCCCCCCAGCCCCGAGGACGAGATCGCCTGGCAGCATGCGACCGGCCACGAGGTCGTCCGCCGACTGGGCCAACGCGTGACCGGCCCGGGCAGTTCGTCGGACATCGAGACCTGGGTGGAGCCGGAGACGTGGCTCGAGGCCGTTCGGCTGATCCGGTCCGCGATGAACCTGCTCCACGAGCACGCTCGCCCTTCGCACACGGGAGGAACTGTGCACGTCAGCGCCTCGTCGCAGGCATTCCTGATGGCTCCGAGCGAGTGGCCACCGGGGGTGGCGCAGTGACCTGGCGCGCGTCGCTCGCTCCGCTGCGCGATCGCAACTTCGCCTGGTATTTCGGGTCGCGGTTCGTCAACACGCTGGGCAACATGATGGCCAACATCGCGTTGGCCTTCGCGGTCCTCGATGTCACCGACTCTGCATCGGCTCTTGGACAGGTGCTCGCCGCGCACACGATCCCGATGATCGTGCTGCTGCTGTGGGGCGGCGTGATCTCCGACCGCTTCCCACGCACGCTGGTCTTGCAGTTCTCCAACATCACCTCGGCCCTCGCCCAGGGCCTGATCGCGTTGCTCGTACTCACCGGCACTGCCGAGTTGTGGTCACTGATCGTGCTGTCGGTGATCCACGGCGCGGTCTCGGCGATCGCCCTGCCTGCGATGGCGAGCATGGTGCCGCAGTTGGTCCCTCGCGATCAGTTGCAGTCGGCCAACACTCTGCTGTCGATCACCCGCAACGGCATGACGATCATCGGTCCGACCATCGGCGGCCTCCTCGTCGTGACCGTCGGCAGCGGGTGGGCGCTGGCAATCGATGCCGCAACCTGGGCGCTGTCAGCTGCGCTGTTGTTGGGCGTACGCATCCCCGCCCGCGAGCCCAGCGAGGCGACGCCGGACACGTGGCGCGAGTTGCGCGAGGGGTGGACGTACTTTCGCTCCACCACCTGGCTCTGGGTCGTCGTGCTGGGTTTCGGGGCGCTCAACCTGATCCACAACGGCGCTTGGTTCGTGCTGGGACCGGTGGTCGCGCAGGAGACGATCGGTCGCCAGGGCTGGGGCTATGTGTTGTCGGCCGAAGCCGCCGGCCTGTTCCTGATGGGCTTGATCCTGCTGCGTGTGCGACTCGAACGACCGCTGCGCTACGGGATGCTCGGCATCTCATTCATGGGCGTGCCCATGGTCATCCTCGGCGTCGAGCCCCATCTGGGAGCGCTGCTGGTCGGTGCGTTCATCGGTGGGCTGGGCATCGAAGTCTTCGCGCTTGGTTGGAACCTCGCGATGCACGAGAACGTGCCCGAGGAGATGCAGTCACGTGCGTGGTCTTATGACGCGCTCGGCTCGTTCATCGCGATGCCGATCGGACAGATGGCGTACGGCCCACTCGGCCACCTTTTCGGCTATCGCGACGTCCTCCTCGTCAGCGGGGTGGCGTACGTCTTGTTATGCGGGCTGGTGCTGTGTTCGAGGTCGGTGCGCGACCTCCCGAGGGCGGTCGAGCACGCGGCGGGCTAGGGTCCGACCATGAGCGTTCTCGACATGTTCCGCCTCGACGGCAAGGTCGCGATCGTCACGGGTGCCTCCTCGGGCCTCGGCGTCGCGTTCGCCCACGCGCTAGCCCAGGCCGGTGCCGATGTGGCGCTCGGCGCGCGCCGTGCGGACAAACTGGAGAGCGTGGCGGATGCCGTACGCACCAATGGGCGCAGCGTGCACACGGTCGTCACCGACGTCGCCAAGCCCGAAGACTGCGACCGGCTTGTCGCCGAGACGATGGAGCGTTTCGGCAGGGTCGACATCTTGGTCAACAACGCGGGAGTGGGCACCGCTGTCCCGGCCACGCGCGAGACACCCGAGCAGTTCCGCGACGTGATCGACGTCAACCTCAACGGTTCCTATTGGATGGCGCAGGCCTGTGGTCGGGTGATGCAGCCCGGTTCGTCGATCGTCAACATCTCCAGCGTGCTCGGCCTCACGACGGCTGGGCTCCCCCAGGCCGCGTACGCCGCCTCCAAGGCGGGCATCATCGGCCTCACCCGCGACCTGGCCCAGCAGTGGACCGGGCGCAAGGGCATCCGGGTCAACGCGATCGCGCCGGGCTTCTTCGCCTCGGAGATGACCGAGCAGTACCCCGACGGCTACCTGGACATGATGGGCATCCGGATCCCCGCCGGCCGCAAGGGCGACGGTCGCGAACTCGCCGCCACCTTGGTCTGGTTGGCCTCCGACGCGGGCGGCTATGTCACGGGCCAGACCGTCGCCGTCGACGGCGGCATGACGATCACGTGAGCGGTCGTACGACCCTCGCCGCCGCCCGGATGGGAGAGGTGACCTGGCCGGGCAGCGTTGGAGCCGACGCGCTTGCCCCGGCACTCGAACTGGAGGCGTTCTTCGTCCCTACCACCTCTCAGCATCGCTCGCGTTGCGTGGATGGGCGGCACAACCCGGACGTGCAGGAAGGCACCCTCGGTCCGCAGGCGGCGGGCGGCGCCCCGGGAGCGGCGATCGCCTGGCGTCTCGCCGTCGACCAGGACGCCCTGGCCGACAGTACGTTCGTCGCCGACGCGCAGCGGATGGTGCTCGCGTGCACCGATGTCGGCCTGAGTCCCGGCGGGCATCGTGACGATTCGGCATCGGGCAGCCTCGTCGGCTGCGGCGCGATCGACGGGCTGAGCAGCGTCCTCGACGCGCTCACCGACCGCACGCTGGTCGCCGATCTCAAACGACTGACCCGCCTGCTGCTCGGCGACGACTTCGACCGTGACCACTTCCTACGCGTCCTCGGCGCCGCAGTGGTGTTGCAGGGTCGTTCGGACAGCTACTTCGAGGGTCGCGGTGAGGTATTGACCTGGCTGGAGGAGCGCGATCCGGGCAGCGTGCCGGTCTTGGAGGGCAGCCATCAGGAGACATGTGTCGTGGTCAACCTGGTGCCCGACACCACGTTGGCGTCCAACCGATACGCGCAGGCGCAGGGGACGCAGGCGTTCGGCTTCGACCTCTGGAGCACTCGCAGTCTCGCCACCGCGCTGCTGCCCGGTGCCGCGCAACAGGTCGAGCAGGCCCGTTTCCTGCACGCACGCGTGATGCTGACTGTGGCGACTTTCATGGCGCTGACCGATGGTTCACTGCCCTTGCTGATCCGCGATCAGGGCTCGATCAGCCCGGCCCGGATCGCATAACGGGTCAGCTCGGTGCGATCGCGCATCCCGAGCTTGTTCAGGATGTTCTCGCGGTGCCGGTCTACGGTCTTGACCGAGATGCTGAGCAGCGTGGCGATCTCACGTGAGGTTCTCCCCTCCGCGATCTGCTTGACGACCTGGTCCTCACGTGGCGTCAGGACCGCAGTCGGCAGCCGCTCCCCGCGCCGAGCGCGCGCGAGATAGTCGCGTACGAGCGCACTCTCGACACCCGGATAAAGAAACGACCGGCCCTGCAACGCCGCCCGGCAGGCATCGACGAGGTCACGGTCGGCCACCGATTTCAGGACGTACCCCGACGCTCCCACGCGCAGCGCCTCATAGAAATACTGCTCGTTGTCGTGCATCGACAAGATCAAGATCTTGGGTGCGTCACGGCGTCTGGAGATCTCGGCTGCGGCTTGGAGGCCGGTCATGGTCGGCATGGACACATCGAGGATCGCCAGGTCGATCGCCTGGTCTCGGACCATCGCGACGGCCTCGGCGCCGTCCGCTGCCTCGGCGACGACGGTGAGATCGGGTTGCTGGTCCAAGATCAGGCGTACGCCCTGCCGTACGAGCGCGTGATCGTCGGCCAGGAGGACCCGGGCCGCCGTCACCGCACGACTCCCGGCACCAGCAGGCGTACGCGCGTGCCCCCGCCCTCCGCGCCGGACACGGTCAACTCTCCGCCGACCAACGCAGCCCGGTCACGCATCCCCGCGACACCGGTGCCCTCGACGGCCCCGGTCGACCCGATGCCGTCGTCGGTGATCACCAGTTCGACCTCTGACCCCAGGGGAGCCAACGTGACCTCGACCTTGCCCGCCCGAGCATGACGAGCCACGTTGGTCAGCGCCTCCTGCGCAACCCGGAAGAGGACCAACTCGGTCGCTTCGTCGAGATGCGGGAGCGCAGGACTGAAGCCGCGACTGATCGCCACGTCGCCGGCACCGAACAGGTCCTCGATGACTGACGCCAGGGCACTGCGTAAGCCAAGCTCGTCGAGCACGTGTGGGCGCAGACGCCGCGCCACCGCCTTCACCTGGTCGAGGCTGTCACGCGTGGCGTCGCGGGCCCGCGTCAACGCGGCCGAGCGTTCGTCATCCGACGCCTGCTCGGCCAGACCCAGCGCCAATAGCGCCACCGTCAGCGACTGGCCCACTCCGTCGTGGAGCTCCTGCGCGATCCGAGAACGCTCAGCCTCCTGAGCCGTGAGCGCCTGCAAGGCAGCCGAGCGCTGCTCCTCGGCGATCCGGTCGAGCAGGCCATTGACCGCGCGCCCGATCCGTTGCGCCGGCTCGGCGCGCGGCACCGGCACGTCGGCGAGCCCGTCGGCAAACTCGACCGATCCGGCCAGTTGATGCAACGGGCGGAAGGTGAGTCGCAGGAGCAGTGCGTTGGCCACCAGCATCACCCCGAGCCCGCCGGTCAAGATGACAGCCTCCGCGAGCACCGGGCGCGACGAGACGGTTGCCGGCGAGGCGACCAGGGCCGCTGTGCCGAGCAGGAAGACGGCTCCGTTGAGGAGCAGGACTCGCCAAAACAGCGGTAGCGCTCGCTCGGTCTGCATGGCTCAAGGGTGCCGCATCGACGCGAATGGGGGCTGGACCCCATGTTGCGAGCCGGGCCTGACCGGCAGACTCGAGGTCAGCGGGCCCCCTGGCTTCTGCCGCCGATCCAGCGCTGGGCGTCGGGGGGACCCGACCAGACACTTAAGGAAACATTGTGAGCGGCCCGCCCTGATGAGTCTCGAACTCTTCATCCTTGGCGCTGCCCTGGTCATTCTGGCCGGGGTGGCGGCCGTACGTGTGTCCGCGCGCGCGGGCCTGCCGAGCCTGCTGCTCTATCTCGCGATCGGGTTGGCAGTCGGCGAGTCCGGCCTCGGGCTTCCGTTCGAGGATGTCAACCTCACGATGATCCTCGCGACGTTGGCCCTGGCCGTGATCTTGGGTGAAGGCGGGTTCAGCACCCGGTGGGAAGACGTACGCCCAGTCGCCGGCCTGGCGGGTCTACTCGCCACCTTGGGTGTGGTGGTCAGCGTGCTGGTCACCGCCGCGATCGCCTACCTCGCGCTCGACGTCGACGTGCGGACGGCGCTCCTGCTCGGCGCGGTCGTCGGCTCTACCGACGCCGCCGCGACCTTCTCGGTGATGCGTCGACTCCCGATCCGGCCGCGGTTGCGCGCCACCTTGGAAGCCGAATCGGGATTCAACGACCCTCCCGTGATCATCTTGGTGACGGTTGTGGCCAGTGACGCCTGGCATTCGGCCAACGGCTTCGCGATCGCGGGCCTGATCGGCTATCAACTGATTGCCGGTGCCGTGCTCGGCCTGGCGATCGCACGGATCGGTCAGGAACTACTGCAGCGCAGCGCGCTGCCCAATGCGGGCCTTTACCCGTTGGCCACCGTCACGATCCTGTTCCTGGCGTTCGCAGTGGCGGGCCTGGCCGGCGCGAGTGGCTTGATGGCGATCTATGTCGCAGGTCTGTGGCTGGGCAACGCCCGACTCCCGCACCGGCAGTCGACGGCCGGTTTCGCCGAGGGTCTCGGCTGGCTGTCTCAGATCGGTCTCTTCGTGATGCTCGGGCTGCTCGCCAGCCCGTCGCGACTGCCAGACGCCCTGCTGCCCGCCGCGATCGTAGGGCTCGGCCTGACCCTGATCGCCCGCCCGCTGTCCGTGGTCCTCTGCGCCTCGTGGTGGCGGATCCCGTTGCGCCATCAGGCGTTCTTGTCGTGGGCGGGGCTACGCGGAGCTGTCCCGATCGTGCTCGCCACCATCCCGATTACTCAAGACCTGCCGTCGGCCTACCGGATCTTCGACGTGGTCTTCGTGCTGGTCGTGGTCTTCACGCTGATCCAGGCGCCGACGCTCCCGTGGGTGGCCCGGCGTACGGGCGTGACCGTGCAGGGTGTCACCCAGTCACTCGATCTCGAAGTCGCTCCTCTGGAGGCACTCGACGCCAACCTGGTCCAGTTCACGGTCCCGGACCGCTCGCGGATGGTCGGCGTCTACGCCACCGATCTGAGGCTGCCTGCCTCTGTTGCGCTGGCGCTGATTCACCGCGAGGGTCGCGTGTTCGTACCCGACGAGCACACCTCATTGCGCGCGGGCGATCATCTGCTGCTCGCAGTGCCTGAAGCCGACCGCGAGGCCACCGAGCAGCGGCTGCGTACGGTCAGCGAAGGCGGTCGCCTCGGTGCCTGGCTGGAGGAAGTCTCGTATCTCACCGCGGTCGTCAGGCGATAACCAGCACAGTCCTGGGCGAGCCAGGTCCAGGATTCACCCTCGATGCAAAGTTGCGCCGTAGCCTCCGCACCATGGAAGAGGAATGGACACCCGAGCAGCGCGTGCTGCTGATGGCGCTCGACGCGTTCAAGACGACCGGCCACGACTACAAGGTCATGATGGGCGGCGGCGAATACGGCATCAGTGTGGAGTCGATCGGGCTGGAACTCTGGCTGACGAACATGATCGCTCGCGCTGTAGCCCAGCCGGAGTCGGAATGGCAACGCCACGTCGACCGCTGGCTCACCGCGGCCAACGACATGATCGCTCAGGGGCCTGTCAGCCACCACTCCGAAGCGGAGATCTTGGGAGGCATCCGGACGCGCCTATACCCGGCTGATCTGGACCCCGAGGGTCTCTCCTACGCTCGGCCTTTCGCCGACGGGCTGGTGATCGGTCTAGCGATCGACTCGCCAACGACAGTATCGACGGTGACGACGAAGTCGTTGCCAGGGCTCGGACTGGACGTGGAAACGCTGTTTCGACTCGGGCAGGCCAACACGGATCGGGAGTCGATCGACGAGGCCTTCGAGATCGAGGAGTACGGCTGTCGCGGGTTGGGTGGCGAGTCCTACTTCGTCGCATCACGCGCAGCGAACCTGGCCACTCTCGGCGAGTACGTCGGCCCCGCGCCGTACGGCGTCGCGTTCGGGGTGCCGAACCGTCACGCGCTTGTGTTCAAGACGCTCGATCCGGA of the Nocardioides sp. genome contains:
- a CDS encoding DUF4870 domain-containing protein, whose amino-acid sequence is MTQQPDYGQPPTYATPPQAMTPGDEKTWSVVAHGAALAAMFFSAGFLGFLGSLVVYLLYRDRGPFVRAHSANSLNIQITMFLWLIGLTIAAVVIGILTLGIALIVLIPLLMAAPLFAAVLHIIGLMKANNGDWWDPPMTIRFVS
- a CDS encoding helix-turn-helix domain-containing protein gives rise to the protein MAAELTDNAAISALRSVAHPVRLRILSLLTAEAMSAAEVARTLDLTHANASYHLRVLHDAGELIIEGEEKIRGGTAKRYRYVVGGDPERPSSPPSPEDEIAWQHATGHEVVRRLGQRVTGPGSSSDIETWVEPETWLEAVRLIRSAMNLLHEHARPSHTGGTVHVSASSQAFLMAPSEWPPGVAQ
- a CDS encoding MFS transporter; amino-acid sequence: MTWRASLAPLRDRNFAWYFGSRFVNTLGNMMANIALAFAVLDVTDSASALGQVLAAHTIPMIVLLLWGGVISDRFPRTLVLQFSNITSALAQGLIALLVLTGTAELWSLIVLSVIHGAVSAIALPAMASMVPQLVPRDQLQSANTLLSITRNGMTIIGPTIGGLLVVTVGSGWALAIDAATWALSAALLLGVRIPAREPSEATPDTWRELREGWTYFRSTTWLWVVVLGFGALNLIHNGAWFVLGPVVAQETIGRQGWGYVLSAEAAGLFLMGLILLRVRLERPLRYGMLGISFMGVPMVILGVEPHLGALLVGAFIGGLGIEVFALGWNLAMHENVPEEMQSRAWSYDALGSFIAMPIGQMAYGPLGHLFGYRDVLLVSGVAYVLLCGLVLCSRSVRDLPRAVEHAAG
- a CDS encoding 3-oxoacyl-ACP reductase family protein; translation: MSVLDMFRLDGKVAIVTGASSGLGVAFAHALAQAGADVALGARRADKLESVADAVRTNGRSVHTVVTDVAKPEDCDRLVAETMERFGRVDILVNNAGVGTAVPATRETPEQFRDVIDVNLNGSYWMAQACGRVMQPGSSIVNISSVLGLTTAGLPQAAYAASKAGIIGLTRDLAQQWTGRKGIRVNAIAPGFFASEMTEQYPDGYLDMMGIRIPAGRKGDGRELAATLVWLASDAGGYVTGQTVAVDGGMTIT
- a CDS encoding cadmium-containing carbonic anhydrase gives rise to the protein MSGRTTLAAARMGEVTWPGSVGADALAPALELEAFFVPTTSQHRSRCVDGRHNPDVQEGTLGPQAAGGAPGAAIAWRLAVDQDALADSTFVADAQRMVLACTDVGLSPGGHRDDSASGSLVGCGAIDGLSSVLDALTDRTLVADLKRLTRLLLGDDFDRDHFLRVLGAAVVLQGRSDSYFEGRGEVLTWLEERDPGSVPVLEGSHQETCVVVNLVPDTTLASNRYAQAQGTQAFGFDLWSTRSLATALLPGAAQQVEQARFLHARVMLTVATFMALTDGSLPLLIRDQGSISPARIA
- a CDS encoding response regulator transcription factor; its protein translation is MTAARVLLADDHALVRQGVRLILDQQPDLTVVAEAADGAEAVAMVRDQAIDLAILDVSMPTMTGLQAAAEISRRRDAPKILILSMHDNEQYFYEALRVGASGYVLKSVADRDLVDACRAALQGRSFLYPGVESALVRDYLARARRGERLPTAVLTPREDQVVKQIAEGRTSREIATLLSISVKTVDRHRENILNKLGMRDRTELTRYAIRAGLIEP
- a CDS encoding sensor histidine kinase: MQTERALPLFWRVLLLNGAVFLLGTAALVASPATVSSRPVLAEAVILTGGLGVMLVANALLLRLTFRPLHQLAGSVEFADGLADVPVPRAEPAQRIGRAVNGLLDRIAEEQRSAALQALTAQEAERSRIAQELHDGVGQSLTVALLALGLAEQASDDERSAALTRARDATRDSLDQVKAVARRLRPHVLDELGLRSALASVIEDLFGAGDVAISRGFSPALPHLDEATELVLFRVAQEALTNVARHARAGKVEVTLAPLGSEVELVITDDGIGSTGAVEGTGVAGMRDRAALVGGELTVSGAEGGGTRVRLLVPGVVR
- a CDS encoding potassium/proton antiporter; amino-acid sequence: MSLELFILGAALVILAGVAAVRVSARAGLPSLLLYLAIGLAVGESGLGLPFEDVNLTMILATLALAVILGEGGFSTRWEDVRPVAGLAGLLATLGVVVSVLVTAAIAYLALDVDVRTALLLGAVVGSTDAAATFSVMRRLPIRPRLRATLEAESGFNDPPVIILVTVVASDAWHSANGFAIAGLIGYQLIAGAVLGLAIARIGQELLQRSALPNAGLYPLATVTILFLAFAVAGLAGASGLMAIYVAGLWLGNARLPHRQSTAGFAEGLGWLSQIGLFVMLGLLASPSRLPDALLPAAIVGLGLTLIARPLSVVLCASWWRIPLRHQAFLSWAGLRGAVPIVLATIPITQDLPSAYRIFDVVFVLVVVFTLIQAPTLPWVARRTGVTVQGVTQSLDLEVAPLEALDANLVQFTVPDRSRMVGVYATDLRLPASVALALIHREGRVFVPDEHTSLRAGDHLLLAVPEADREATEQRLRTVSEGGRLGAWLEEVSYLTAVVRR